From Ostrinia nubilalis chromosome 9, ilOstNubi1.1, whole genome shotgun sequence, one genomic window encodes:
- the LOC135074605 gene encoding hepatocyte growth factor-regulated tyrosine kinase substrate produces the protein MFRANNFDKLLDKATSNLRLDPDWPTILQICDLIRQNDCSPKYAVAAVKKKLYSQNPHQAMFALLTLESIVKNCGSGVHDEVTSKVFCEMLRDLVKSTQHENLRTKILELIQAWAFAFRNSPKYRAVQDTVNILKAEGFKFPTLKESDAMFSADTAPEWADGEVCHRCRVAFSLMVRRHHCRACGQVFCQQCSSKTSTLPKFGIEKEVRVCDACFDKVSRPPSSTAKLEIVDTSNDYGPTQPQKRPPGGKTAEELQEEEELQLALALSQSEAEQKEKERKSRSHIAPETTLHPTLSPTPSSVSASPEHSTQGNSELSRYLDRNYWEQRLSRDTAAAAPTAPAQASASHVSHDPVDEFVKPTTSKAQEDDAEDKEIDEFVETLKSQVEIFVNRMKSNSSRGRSIANDTSVQTLFMNITAMHSRLLRYIQQQDDKRVYLESLQDKVTQVRDSRAALDTLRAEHAARLAAQAEAAERQRQMQMAAKLQAMRKKKHEYLQYQRQLALQRVQEQEREMQMRQEQQKHQYMMSTNSGYYMPGVSAPQYQPAFPAPLYAGPYHPQMMPQPDQALPMPGQPQMSQPNVQLPQPMPQMTNAFAMSTSGVAISQAPVTAQPSATANVRQPINQTPLQQQMMMQQMHQMRMPMQAGVHQMMMQNIPNGMTAPNAQPSQAQLKQNLPNQPQQQNMMPPMSTGQPNMPQNIMNANTALGMQMQNMRMSMMPGNQNASQVPVSAYSVPNQQNNQIGSQGPSMQQPGQPMPGQPMSLQGQMMQGQHPGMPLPNHIPNQGQNAPLQGQQMPQAQTQQPPPQQGQVTQNQPMPMPNQPGQMMMHGQMPHGQNIPQQGQMVPGQQMVQGQQMPHQIPPHLQGQVPQAQPPQQAPQMQQGQPMHQGQSMPQGPQMPPGQGMPQGQPMQQNMPGQPMKMQQQNFNGPPPGPQPPNPSQTSQQVQTPVKSEHNNNTAELISFD, from the exons ATGTTTCGAGCTAACAATTTTGATAAATTACTTG ATAAAGCGACTAGTAATCTGCGCTTAGACCCTGATTGGCCTACGATATTGCAAATTTGTGATCTAATTAGGCAAAATGATTGCTC ACCCAAATATGCAGTGGCTgctgttaaaaagaaactataCTCTCAAAACCCACATCAGGCTATGTTTGCATTACTTACACTTGAAAGCATTGTCAAAAATTGTG GCTCTGGTGTACATGATGAAGTGACTTCCAAAGTGTTCTGTGAAATGCTCCGTGATCTGGTCAAGTCGACACAACACGAAAATTTGCGCACCAAAATTCTAGAGCTCATACAAGCCTGGGCTTTTGCTTTCCGCAACTCACCCAAGTATAGAGCTGTTCAG GATACAGTGAACATACTGAAGGCTGAAGGATTCAAGTTCCCTACATTGAAAGAGTCAGACGCAATGTTTTCTGCTGATACTGCCCCAGAATGGGCAGATGGGGAAGTCTGCCACAG gTGTCGTGTAGCGTTCTCTCTGATGGTCCGTCGCCACCACTGCCGTGCTTGTGGTCAAGTGTTCTGTCAGCAGTGCAGCTCCAAAACTTCCACCTTGCCCAAGTTTGGTATTGAGAAAGAG GTACGAGTGTGCGATGCCTGCTTTGATAAAGTGAGCCGGCCTCCTTCTTCTACTGCGAAGCTTGAAATCGTTGACACATCCAATGACTATGGACCTACTCAACCTCAg AAGCGTCCCCCCGGCGGGAAGACTGCCGAAGAATTGCAAGAGGAAGAGGAGTTGCAGCTGGCTCTGGCCCTCAGCCAGTCCGAGGCGGAACAGAAAGAGAAGGAGCGGAAGTCTCGCTCGCACATCGCGCCTGAAACTACTCTCCATCCTACAC TGTCCCCAACTCCGTCGTCTGTCAGCGCTTCGCCCGAGCACAGCACGCAAGGCAACTCGGAACTGTCCCGGTACCTAGACCGGAACTACTGGGAGCAGCGCTTGTCCCGGGACACGGCTGCCGCAGCGCCCACCGCTCCGGCCCAGGCTAGCGCTTCGCACGTCTCACATGATCCTGTTGAT GAATTCGTGAAACCAACCACAAGTAAAGCTCAAGAAGATGACGCCGAAGATAAAGAAATTGACGAATTTGTGGAAACACTCAAGTCACAAGTTGAGATATTTGTCAACAGAATGAAAAGTAACTCTTCCAG GGGAAGATCTATCGCGAACGACACCTCAGTGCAAACTCTATTCATGAACATCACGGCTATGCACTCTCGCCTGCTGAGGTACATACAGCAACAGGATGACAAACGCGTGTATTTGGAGAGCTTACAG GACAAAGTGACCCAAGTGCGCGACAGCCGTGCTGCCTTAGACACGCTTAGGGCGGAACACGCGGCGCGTCTCGCGGCCCAAGCAGAAGCCGCCGAGCGCCAGCGCCAGATGCAGATGGCGGCCAAGCTGCAGGCCATGCGCAAGAAGAAGCACGAGTACTTGCAGTACCAGCGGCAGTTGGCTCTGCAGAGAGTCCAA gAGCAAGAAAGAGAAATGCAAATGAGGCAGGAACAGCAGAAGCACCAGTACATGATGTCGACCAACAGCGGCTACTACATGCCCGGCGTCAGCGCGCCGCAGTACCAGCCCGCCTTCCCGGCGCCGCTCTACGCCGGGCCCTACCATCCGCAGATGATGCCTCAGCCCGACCAGGCCCTGCCCATGCCCGGCCAGCCCCAGATGTCCCAGCCCAACGTCCAACTCCCCCAGCCAATGCCCCAGATGACCAACGCCTTCGCCATGTCCACCTCCGGCGTCGCCATCAGCCAGGCTCCCGTCACCGCACAACCCTCCGCCACCGCCAACGTCCGTCAACCCATCAACCAGACCCCTCTGCAGCAGCAGATGATGATGCAACAAATGCACCAGATGCGAATGCCCATGCAAGCCGGAGTACACCAGATGATGATGCAGAATATCCCCAACGGAATGACCGCGCCCAACGCCCAGCCCAGCCAGGCGCAGCTGAAACAGAACCTCCCGAATCAGCCCCAGCAACAGAATATGATGCCGCCGATGTCGACCGGCCAGCCCAATATGCCGCAGAACATCATGAACGCCAACACCGCTCTCGGGATGCAGATGCAGAACATGAGAATGTCCATGATGCCAGGAAACCAAAACGCTAGTCAAGTCCCCGTTTCCGCTTACTCCGTTCCCAATCAGCAGAATAATCAAATCGGGAGTCAAGGGCCGAGTATGCAGCAACCCGGGCAACCCATGCCCGGTCAGCCGATGTCGCTCCAGGGACAGATGATGCAAGGTCAACATCCCGGCATGCCCTTGCCCAACCACATTCCGAACCAAGGCCAGAACGCTCCGCTTCAAGGCCAGCAAATGCCGCAGGCCCAAACTCAACAACCGCCCCCGCAGCAGGGTCAAGTGACGCAAAATCAGCCGATGCCGATGCCAAATCAGCCTGGACAAATGATGATGCACGGACAAATGCCTCACGGTCAAAACATTCCGCAGCAAGGTCAAATGGTCCCCGGACAACAGATGGTCCAAGGACAGCAGATGCCGCACCAGATTCCACCTCATCTGCAAGGCCAGGTCCCCCAAGCCCAGCCGCCTCAGCAGGCGCCGCAAATGCAACAAGGTCAGCCTATGCATCAAGGGCAGTCGATGCCTCAGGGACCACAGATGCCGCCAGGGCAGGGCATGCCTCAGGGACAACCCATGCAGCAAAATATGCCAGGTCAACCCATGAAAATGCAGCAACAGAATTTCAACGGGCCCCCTCCTGGCCCACAACCGCCTAACCCTAGCCAGACCTCCCAACAAGTTCAGACCCCTGTCAAATCGGAACACAATAACAACACAGCGGAGCTGATCAGTTTCGACTGA
- the LOC135074604 gene encoding U6 snRNA-associated Sm-like protein LSm5, translating into MTQAALPNPNTLLPLELVDKCIGSRIHIIMKNDKEMVGTLQGFDDFVNMLLDDVTEYESTPEGRKITKLDQILLNGNNIAMLVPGGEMPGDSYDGQ; encoded by the coding sequence ATGACACAAGCCGCACTTCCTAACCCGAACACATTATTGCCATTGGAGCTTGTCGACAAGTGCATAGGCTCTCGGATTCACATCATCATGAAAAACGACAAAGAAATGGTAGGCACGTTGCAAGGATTCGACGATTTTGTGAATATGTTGTTGGATGACGTCACAGAATATGAGTCAACGCCGGAGGGAAGGAAAATCACTAAACTCGACCAAATATTGTTGAATGGAAACAACATTGCTATGTTAGTGCCTGGAGGTGAAATGCCAGGAGACTCATATGATGGACAGTGA
- the LOC135074603 gene encoding targeting protein for Xklp2-like yields the protein MAKSYVTNFRGESFYTPNEKIQIKEEYTTPIEEDFGSHNLMEQSFENPYGSMRKSLSMNDIAALREDMLKMELHDGDDIYERYRRPTGAPHELSRTKFVSMAEAIYHYQRDTPGRFHSKKPQIFKSQCSSSRPNLTIPQSPMLRCKTRARPLHIMSQKEREEMELEELKKFKIKAQPIPKSVIEGTIHLPEVPRKPITVPEPFKLTELNKKVVQSPDHSQKFKARPAPKHILEKPQIPVKPPVQVTKPVSPKFHYKRGNSSDHLKTETRSNIQTTSSSAKPAEKHQRHGPLKPEPFSFEKRNEEIKRRKEEWIKQQIEEEKKQASLFKAQPLPGGVRKQMHKTTAKCSSSTASSENKENQVKFEARPPVVLYKEPFKPVLQPLHILKAKPFDLTTQKRAAEREKFDKLLKEKEEEQERMRLQREKEQQEAEEKIKAEMRAKLVHHAKPVPALTPFVPERSVAPLTVPETPKFVRRLRQN from the coding sequence ATGGCGAAAAGCTACGTGACTAACTTTCGCGGTGAAAGTTTCTACACTCCTAATGAAAAAATTCAGATCAAGGAAGAGTACACCACTCCGATAGAAGAAGATTTTGGAAGCCACAATTTGATGGAGCAGTCCTTTGAAAATCCGTATGGATCAATGAGGAAATCTCTCTCTATGAACGATATTGCTGCGCTTAGAGAAGATATGCTAAAGATGGAACTtcacgacggtgacgatatatACGAAAGATATAGAAGACCTACTGGTGCACCACATGAACTGTCTAGAACTAAGTTTGTATCTATGGCTGAAGCTATTTATCATTACCAGAGAGATACTCCAGGACGATTTCACTCCAAGAAGCCACAGATATTCAAATCACAGTGCTCTTCAAGTCGACCCAATTTAACCATACCGCAGTCTCCCATGTTGCGCTGTAAGACCCGTGCTCGCCCTCTCCATATTATGTCACAGAAAGAGAGGGAAGAAATGGAACTTGAAGAACTAAAGAAGTTTAAAATCAAAGCTCAACCTATCCCCAAATCTGTGATTGAAGGAACGATACATCTGCCTGAGGTACCAAGAAAACCTATAACTGTTCCTGAGCCGTTCAAGTTAACAgaactaaataaaaaggtagTCCAGTCTCCCGATCATTCTCAAAAGTTTAAAGCTCGCCCTGCACCGAAACATATCTTGGAAAAGCCTCAAATTCCTGTGAAACCACCTGTCCAAGTGACTAAACCAGTCAGTCCTAAGTTCCATTATAAAAGAGGTAACTCTTCTGATCACCTCAAGACCGAAACAAGGTCGAATATCCAAACTACAAGCTCATCAGCAAAACCTGCTGAAAAACATCAGCGCCACGGTCCTCTGAAACCTGAACCTTTCTCATTTGAGAAAAGAAATGAAGAAATTAAGCGCCGAAAAGAAGAATGGATTAAACAACAAATTGAAGAAGAGAAAAAGCAAGCTTCTCTGTTCAAAGCTCAGCCTTTGCCTGGTGGAGTGAGAAAGCAAATGCATAAAACAACCGCAAAATGCAGTTCATCAACAGCATCATCTGAGAATAAAGAAAATCAAGTTAAATTTGAAGCTCGTCCACCCGTAGTTTTGTACAAAGAACCCTTCAAGCCAGTTCTCCAGCCATTACACATTCTTAAGGCTAAACCATTTGATTTGACGACACAGAAACGAGCTGCAGAGCGGGAAAAGTTTGACAAATTGTTGAAAGAGAAGGAAGAAGAGCAGGAAAGAATGAGGTTGCAGCGGGAAAAGGAACAACAGGAAGCCGAAGAGAAAATCAAGGCTGAAATGAGAGCCAAACTAGTTCATCACGCTAAACCAGTGCCAGCTTTGACACCCTTTGTTCCGGAAAGATCTGTTGCCCCTCTAACTGTTCCTGAAACCCCTAAATTTGTTAGGAGATTGAGACAAAACTAA